The Neodiprion lecontei isolate iyNeoLeco1 chromosome 2, iyNeoLeco1.1, whole genome shotgun sequence genome segment TATCTTCTGACTGTGGGATTTCCACCATTAATCGGATTATTACCAATACTTTTGGTACAAATattaaagaataatatttatctGACTTCATCCATTATTCTCCAACTTACTGGTTGTTTAATTCATTAGCGAACAAGTAAATATTTACGAAGTTATATAAGCAGAGTGAGTGAAACGCAAACCGGTAGGCAAATTCCTTTAAATcacgaaataattttatccacTTAGCTGGTATAATGGGgaatatttttctgaataacTATTCGCACCTTGCGCGTGCTGGAAAAGAGATGAACAAGGTGCATCACTTGATGATCAAGGCATACGTTTTATTGAAACGGCTGCAGTTGATGctaataattgataaatatgTCGGCCCAAGCCGATTAGGACGACGGTTAATCTACATTATAGACACATGATGTACATGGATACATGTGATAATTATTTGTGTACGAGTGCTGCGTACAGAGTGAAATGTGACTATTTACTGAAAAACTAGTGtactcgatttttttcaccatactGCACAATATTTATACTCGATtcatccattttgcaattatcTAGTCTCTCATTCGCTCACTCTTACTTCCTCGATCAATTCAATtacataaaataattttctacgtCGGGAATTTTTCGAATGATACAAATTCGTTCTTCTGGAACTTCGTTcgcgattttcttttttgtttgtcaCTTCCTTACATCCTTGAAAGTTGTCGtatattgaatttgaataacacatgcaagttttttttcacttcatttcTGGCATTatgattcaattattattcattataatGGTtgtattacaaacttgtcactgtagtaattaaaatatcactgaaacaaataattaaataaaaataaaaaaataaatcaacacTTGTTCTGTACATTGACGACTTAAATCGCGCATGGCCTTCGTGGCAAGTGATCAATATATtctgataagaaaaaaatcgaaaatttgtgAATCAAGCCTCTTGAAACCTACTTCAGTACATGACGGAATACTTTTACTGATGCTATGCTTACTGCAATTTCCGGCTTTGGTTGATGTAGTTGTAGTTTATAAGTTTAATATCATTTTGTTCAGAAAAGTATTCATTGAAGGTACAGATGACGAACAATTTTGCGAGTCATGTTGTTATCAAGATGATAGAAAAATGAGATATAAAACATAAAACTAAAATAGATAAAATTGCAGGCAGATAAAACATCTATGTGTGGCAATCACATTTTAAAAACCAGAGAAATTGCTTATTCACGGGTGGCAATCAACGGTATAGACAATTTATGACATTTTTGTCTTTTCGTTGATTTAGGATTGTAAATTGTACTAATTCTCAACCATTTAATTACTCCTCTTTAAATGAACGATACTTGACGGTATTAAAAATGTCCGAGGACTTTGGTGACCACCCTCTTTGTTGACGACTTGTTACTTGTCGAGTGATTAGCTACTcaatcattttattattctttaaGAACTGGTGGAGATAATtagttataaattttattgatgTGCACATTGCACGCCGGAATGTTGATGCATCTCATCTTCGTCTGACGCGTACGCTTCTGCCGATCGTCCTGACGCATCACGATGCGTTGGATCATATTCTTGCAGATCCACTTCCTCGGCATCACGCGGCACCACGGTGGGTGGAATGTTTGGTCCAAGCGTTGTTTTTAAATCCTGTTCATAAAATAGTAACGTTGATCAATGGTAGAGGAACATGCTCATTTCATACGTGCAAATTTTATGATAGAAAATCTGGCAGGATtagaaagtaaattgaatagcTAATGGTTCGTTCagataaaggtaaaaaaagtcaaaactCACCATGAGCACTTTTTCGGAACAAAAGTGATTTTTAGGGAAAGTTACttcaaaatttatgtaaaGATTCCCTTTTTCGAAAGGATTCCTGTACTGTGGCATCCCTTCACCGACAACTCCTTTCACATCACCAGGACGAATCACATGACCAGCAGGATGTTTAATGAGCAAATTTCGTCCATCTAAATGACGCACTACAAAACTTGCTCCACAAAGAGCTTCAGCTAGTCCGATGCTTTTAGTCATAATCAAATCATCCCCAGATCTTTCAAAGGTTGGATGAGGTTTCTGTTGCAATACAATAACAACATCGCCAGGCTGTACTTCTGGCATTTGATCCCCTTCGCCTAAATTACATTAATACATCATATTTTGCATGatcataaaaatttatgacaaTTTTGTTCATTATTCAGAAATTTCGGTCATATTTCAACTAATATCTACATAAAATTTTACCTCTGAAGAGAATTTTCTGCGACTCCCGCATTCCTTTGTCAACATGGACTTCTAAAATTTTAGTTTGATTGACAACTTTTTTGCCTTCACATGTTGTACATCTATCTTTCTCATTGATTATTTCACCAGTAGTTTGACAATGAGTGCATTTCTCTTGAATCTGCTGCGCCATACCTGGTGCCAACTGCCTGTATGAAACTTTGTAACCGTACCCACGGCATTGCTTGCATGTGGTTACAGCACCTTCAGCTCCACCAATCCTAACAATACATATTagataagtatatatattaattctggaaagaaatttttctaccaAAGATATTCTCAAATGCAATCAGACTTTCTCTAGTCatgatgaaaattaaagtCAGGTAGAAAATAACACATTATTAtgctaaaatatttttaaagaaagtGTGAAATGAATTGTTACCCAGCACAAGCGGCACAGAGCACATTTTTGCTGAGCTGCAGCTTTGCAGTTTTTCCATTGTACATGTCTTCCAGAGTTACCCTGCAAGTAAACATACAGATTAAGGATCATTTGAATAAAGCTTCATTAGTCATTATTTATTCTCAGACACTCACTTGAGCGGATGAACAGTGTCTTCACCACGACGGGATTTTCGCCTGCCACCCATACCACCGCCGAAACCTCCCAGTCCTTAAAAAAAATCCAGTATAAAttgaatcaaaaaatgacACAAAAAAGGCAAGGGAAATcatttgattaaataatttagCATGTAAATgttggttaaaaaattgtcCAAAATTGAAGAAACTTACCACCGAACAAACCACTGGCTCCGCCACCAAAAAGCTGGGAAAATATGTCATCTGAGGGAAATCCATCACTGGCTCCTTCTTGTACACCTTTTATTCCATGTTTATCATAAATTTGGCGTTTCTTAGGGTCGGATAAGACTTCATaagcaaatgaaatttctttaaatttatcaCCAGCTTCCGGATTTTTGTCGGGATGAAACTCCTTTGCAAGTTTTCTATAGGACTGATAATTTTCCAAATGTAACGGCTATCTTGTGACATATTATCACCTAGTGAAATTTAATGTTTAATTATGACATAgggataaaaattacaaagaagACTTAAAAATAGTTGAAGGTACAGTGAAATTATTTGCAATACTTTGTCTGTTTGAAGTAGCAATAAAGATGAATTTATTATCTGCGCAGCTCAGCTTCCATATCGAAgtgatttattcattcaaattgcTAAACATTAATAGCCATAcaaataatgatagtaataataatgaaaatgatttaattaaacataaaaataagGTTTCACACTGAAGAATTGAGAGTTGATGAAAAACGTAGGTAATGGTAGTGGCTATTGAACTATTTCAT includes the following:
- the LOC107221249 gene encoding dnaJ homolog subfamily A member 2, producing the protein MADNKLYEVLRVPRTAGDAEIKKSYRKLAKEFHPDKNPEAGDKFKEISFAYEVLSDPKKRQIYDKHGIKGVQEGASDGFPSDDIFSQLFGGGASGLFGGLGGFGGGMGGRRKSRRGEDTVHPLKVTLEDMYNGKTAKLQLSKNVLCAACAGIGGAEGAVTTCKQCRGYGYKVSYRQLAPGMAQQIQEKCTHCQTTGEIINEKDRCTTCEGKKVVNQTKILEVHVDKGMRESQKILFRGEGDQMPEVQPGDVVIVLQQKPHPTFERSGDDLIMTKSIGLAEALCGASFVVRHLDGRNLLIKHPAGHVIRPGDVKGVVGEGMPQYRNPFEKGNLYINFEVTFPKNHFCSEKVLMDLKTTLGPNIPPTVVPRDAEEVDLQEYDPTHRDASGRSAEAYASDEDEMHQHSGVQCAHQ